A genome region from Schlesneria paludicola DSM 18645 includes the following:
- a CDS encoding HAD family hydrolase, which yields MADTLPTIQAVCFDLDGLMFNTEHVFYVSAEVLLQRRGREMSRGAMDAMLGLRPLESFRAFCDYLKLDEDPAELLAESRVVFYEMLDDHLKPMPGLFDLLNLIESTPLPKAVATSSTRDYLETIFNRFDLIPRFGIRLTAESVTHGKPNPEIYLKAAEQLGVRPENMLVLEDSQTGTRAAAAAGAHIVSIPHEHTAGHDFSQSKFVASGLTDPYILKLLAR from the coding sequence ATGGCTGACACACTCCCGACGATTCAAGCCGTTTGCTTCGACCTCGATGGCCTGATGTTTAATACCGAGCACGTGTTCTACGTCTCGGCAGAAGTTCTCCTTCAACGCCGCGGCCGAGAAATGTCGCGTGGAGCCATGGATGCGATGCTTGGACTGCGTCCGCTGGAATCGTTCCGCGCCTTCTGCGACTACCTGAAACTGGATGAAGACCCCGCCGAACTGTTGGCCGAATCGCGAGTGGTCTTTTACGAGATGCTCGACGATCATCTCAAGCCGATGCCGGGACTGTTCGATCTGCTGAATCTGATCGAGTCGACACCGTTACCTAAAGCCGTGGCGACGTCGTCCACCCGCGACTATCTCGAAACGATCTTCAATCGATTCGATCTGATTCCCCGCTTCGGAATCAGACTGACCGCCGAAAGCGTCACGCACGGGAAGCCAAACCCGGAAATCTACCTCAAAGCCGCCGAGCAACTGGGCGTGCGTCCCGAAAATATGCTCGTGCTGGAAGATTCACAAACCGGCACACGCGCAGCCGCCGCGGCGGGAGCGCACATTGTCTCCATCCCGCACGAGCACACGGCCGGCCACGACTTCAGCCAGTCGAAGTTCGTCGCGAGCGGGCTGACCGATCCTTATATTCTGAAATTGCTCGCGCGCTGA